CAGCGTGTCTCGCTGGCGAGGTCCCTGGTACGCGAACCCCGGCTGCTGCTGGCGGACGAGCCGTTCGGCGCGCTGGACGCGCTGACCCGGATCAGGATGCACGCCCTGCTGCGGCGGCTGTGCGAGCGGCACCGGCCGGCCGTGCTCCTGGTGACGCACGACGTCGACGAGGCCATCGCGCTCGCGGACCGGGTGGTGGTGCTGGACCGGGGCCGGATCGCGGCCGACCTTCCCGTGCGGCTCGCCGCACCGCGGGACCACGCGGGCGCCGAGTACACCGCCCTGCGCGGCCGGCTGCTGGCCCGGCTGGGCGTGCGGAACTCCGGCAGCGCCGGGCCGATCGAGGAGGAGAACGCGGCATGAGCGCCCGCAGCCTGCACCTGAACCTGTTCGTCTATCCGGGCGGCCATCACGAGGCCGCCTGGCGGCACCACGGCACCGACCCCGGCCGCATCCTCGACATCGGCTTCTACCAGGAGCTGGCCCGCCGGGCCGAGGCGGCCGCGTTCGACGCCGTGTTCTTCGCCGACGGTCCGTCGCTGGCCGACAACGTCCGCTACGCGAGCCGCTTCCGGCTCGAACCGTTCACCTGGTTGTCGGCGATCGCCGCGGCCACCGAACGCATCGGCCTGATCGCGACGGCCTCGACCACGTACACCGAGCCGTACAACCTGGCGCGCCTGTTCGCCTCACTGGACCACCTCAGCAAGGGCCGGGCCGGCTGGAACATCGTCACCACCGGCGCCCCCCAGGCCGCGGAGAACTTCGGCCTCGACGGACATCCGGTGCACGCCGAACGGTACGACCGTGCGCGGGAGTTCGTCGACGTGGTGACGAATCTCTGGGACAGCTGGGAGGACGAGGCGCTGGTCGTCGACCAGAAGACCGGTGTGTTCGCCGACACCGACCGCATCCACGAGATCGGTCACTCGGGCCGCCATCTCAAGGTGCGCGGCCCGCTGAATCTCCCCCGCTCCCCGCAGGGCCGCCCGGTGTACGTCCAGGCCGGGTCCTCCGAGGACGGCCGCTCCTTCGCCGCGGCCTACGCGGAGGCGGTTTTCACCGCGCACCAGACGCTGCGGAGCGGGCAGGAGTTCTACGCCGACCTCAAGGCGCGGGCCGCGGCCCTCGGCCGTGACCCCGGCCTGCTGCTCGTCCTGCCGGGCATCAGCCCCTTCATCGGTGCGACCGAGGCCGAGGCACGGGCACTGCACGCGGAGTTCGACGAACTCACCCAGCCCGAGTACTCGCTCCAGCTGCTCCGGCGTCTGCTGGGTCTCGACCTCACCGCGGACCAGCTGGACGGGCCGGTGCCCCGCCGGCTCATCGAGACCCGGGGCGAACGCGGCAACGGCAGCCGCTTCCAGCTCGTCCTGGACATCATCGACCGCGAACAGCCCACGGTGCGCGGGCTCATGCACCGCCTCGCGGGCGCGCGCGGCCACCGCGTGGTGGCCGGCACCCCCGAGCAGGTGGCCGACCAGATCCAGGAGTGGTTCGAGCAGGGAGCCGCCGACGGCTTCAACGTCATGCCGCCGTGGCTGCCGGGCGGCTTCGGCCTCTTCGCCGACCAGGTGGTCCCGATCCTGCGGGCGCGCGGCCTGTTCCGCACCGCGTACGACGCGGCGACGCTGCGCGGGCACTACGGACTGCCGCGGCCCGCCGCGTCGGTCCCGCACTGAGGCACGAGGGCCAGAGGTCGGCCCCGGGCGGGTCCGCGTACCGGACGTCCGGGGCCGCCCCTCTGCTCCCCGCCGGGGACTGCCCGTCCCCCGTCCGGGAAAAACGCCGGGCGGCCACGACCGGGCACAAGTGCACGCCCACGGATCACCCCGGTCAACACGGCGTACCGTACGGCGGGCGGCCCGCCGCTACGCCGCGTCCCGGGGCGGCGTCATCGCCCAGCGGATGCCCGCGGTCACGGCCGACCCGAGCGGGCGCACGCACACGCCCTCGGCCGGGGGAACGCGCGGCAGGCCCAGGGCGCGTGAGGCCCAGACCGGCAGCAGGGACACCGCGTTGGCGGCGAGCAGCCCGTAGGGCAGACGCGCGAGCAGCGGGATGGGCGGCCTGAGCAGCAGGAAGCGGGTGGTGCTGCGCGCCTCGGCGGTCGCGCGCAGTTCGCCGCGGTAGGCGGCGATGCGTTCGGTGAGTCCGGCGCGGTCGACGGGCGGGTCGGGGACGCCGAGCGCGGTGGCGATGCGCGCCATGTCGGCCACGTAGCCGTCGCACTCGTCATCGTCCAGAGGGTGTGCGCCGTACCGCTGGTGGGCGCGCAGGAAGCTGTCGGCCTCCGCCACATGCACCCAGCACAGCAGGTGCGGGTCGGCGGCGGCGTACTCCTCGCCCTCGGCCGTGACGCCCCGCACCCTCTCGTGCACGGCCCGTACCCGCTCGCAGGCCTCCTGCGCGCTGTCCGCCGTCCCGTAGGTGGTGACCGCGAGGAAGGTGCTGGTGCGCTGGAGCCGGCCCCAGGGGTCGCCGCGGAAACCGGAGTGCGCGGCGACCGCGGCCATGGCCAGGGGGTGGAGCGACTGGAGCAGCAGGGCGGAGAGGCCGCCGATGAACATGGAGGCGTCCCCGTGCACCCGCCGGATCGGCCGTTCCGGGCCGAACCAGCGCGGGCCCGGTGTGTCGTGGATGCGGGCACGGTTGCCCGGGCCCTCCGGCCCCGCCACGCGGGAGAAGATCATCTCTCCCAGCCGTGCGCGCGGGTCGGGGATGCGGTCACCGGGGAGACGTGGCATGTCTGCCGAGCCCTCCTTCGCCCTCCTGCGGCCGGGCGGCTCACACCCCTACGTCTGCCCAGGACCGCCGGGCGGGAACATCAGGCGCAGCCCCAGGCGTTCATTCCCTGGATCCGGGCCAGGCTCTTGGCGACGGCGATCTGCTCGGCGCGGCTGGCGAGGTCCGCGCGCGGGGCGTACTTGAGGCCGCCGGCCGCGATCCAGCTCGACAGCCTGAACTGCAGACCGCCGTAGTAGCCGTTGCCGGTGTTGGCCTTCCAGTTGCCGCCCGACTCGCAGGCGGCGATGGCGTCCCAGTCGGT
The Streptomyces sp. NBC_01723 genome window above contains:
- a CDS encoding LLM class flavin-dependent oxidoreductase, with protein sequence MSARSLHLNLFVYPGGHHEAAWRHHGTDPGRILDIGFYQELARRAEAAAFDAVFFADGPSLADNVRYASRFRLEPFTWLSAIAAATERIGLIATASTTYTEPYNLARLFASLDHLSKGRAGWNIVTTGAPQAAENFGLDGHPVHAERYDRAREFVDVVTNLWDSWEDEALVVDQKTGVFADTDRIHEIGHSGRHLKVRGPLNLPRSPQGRPVYVQAGSSEDGRSFAAAYAEAVFTAHQTLRSGQEFYADLKARAAALGRDPGLLLVLPGISPFIGATEAEARALHAEFDELTQPEYSLQLLRRLLGLDLTADQLDGPVPRRLIETRGERGNGSRFQLVLDIIDREQPTVRGLMHRLAGARGHRVVAGTPEQVADQIQEWFEQGAADGFNVMPPWLPGGFGLFADQVVPILRARGLFRTAYDAATLRGHYGLPRPAASVPH
- a CDS encoding oxygenase MpaB family protein, translating into MPRLPGDRIPDPRARLGEMIFSRVAGPEGPGNRARIHDTPGPRWFGPERPIRRVHGDASMFIGGLSALLLQSLHPLAMAAVAAHSGFRGDPWGRLQRTSTFLAVTTYGTADSAQEACERVRAVHERVRGVTAEGEEYAAADPHLLCWVHVAEADSFLRAHQRYGAHPLDDDECDGYVADMARIATALGVPDPPVDRAGLTERIAAYRGELRATAEARSTTRFLLLRPPIPLLARLPYGLLAANAVSLLPVWASRALGLPRVPPAEGVCVRPLGSAVTAGIRWAMTPPRDAA
- a CDS encoding transglycosylase family protein — its product is MICRRNAHRSDVCGAHRRGVRIAVAALLATTALGATTAAAASPSVPLRTDWDAIAACESGGNWKANTGNGYYGGLQFRLSSWIAAGGLKYAPRADLASRAEQIAVAKSLARIQGMNAWGCA